From a single Arachis hypogaea cultivar Tifrunner chromosome 3, arahy.Tifrunner.gnm2.J5K5, whole genome shotgun sequence genomic region:
- the LOC112791199 gene encoding uncharacterized protein has protein sequence MGKKRKSVATRLDEVDRTMYSTFCTTANSLSHLYTHAMNQQKLSFQAGERHALEKMYQWIIRQQQEGTRVTTGDIVAQLQNELEFGAEESPVSPRQPLHQQNTQAAMHANFGASVPSNAFTATLVGQGMRSAQPDQQPKNSVFSNALSSPIRRSLQPYHLAQGSCPSSNLMSSGNGTRNSEITYPSGQNRDTNSSNSSDCMDMHADDSPSHDFPY, from the exons ATGGGGAAGAAGAGGAAGTCGGTGGCCACGCGCCTCGACGAGGTGGATCGGACCATGTACTCCACCTTCTGCACCACCGCTAACTCCCTCTCCCATCTCTACACCCACGCCATGAACCAACAGAAACTCTCTTTCCAAGCCGGTGAACGCCACGCTCTC GAGAAGATGTATCAATGGATTATTAGACAACAGCAAGAAGGAACAAGGGTGACCACTGGTGATATAGTTGCTCAGTTGCAG AATGAGCTTGAATTTGGAGCAGAGGAGTCACCGGTGTCTCCAAGGCAGCCACTCCATCAACAGAACACTCAGGCTGCAATGCACGCTAATTTTGGTGCGTCCGTACCCTCTAATGCATTTACAGCTACTCTTGTGGGACAGGGAATGAGAAGTGCGCAACCTGATCAACAACCAAAGAACTCTGTGTTCTCAAATGCACTCTCTAGCCCCATTCGCCGCAGCCTTCAGCCATACCATCTGGCGCAGGGGAGCTGCCCTTCAAGTAATCTCATGTCATCCGGGAATGGAACCCGAAACAGTGAGATTACTTATCCTAGCGGCCAGAACCGGGATACAAATTCTTCCAACTCCAGTGATTGCATGGACATGCATGCTGATGATAGTCCCAGCCATGATTTTCCATATTGA